TACCCCAAGATTTCTCTGTGGAACGGCCGGGCTCCGGACACCCTGCAAAGCATCTATCTCAAGGTCCCGAGTCGTGTCAAGAACCTGAACCCGAGCGTGCTGGACTTCCATGGCCATGCCTGCGCCGTGCAAGAACAGAACACCAACGTCAGCTCCTCCTACCTGCATGTCAGTGGCAACAAGATAAACTTCGTCTACTTCTACTGGTTTCTCGCGGTAGTGTTCGTCGTGGAAGCCATTTTCATCGTCGTTGGGTATCTGTTCGTGTTCCGAGCTGACCCAGCCGCAGGACGGGTCCGCGACGAAGAAGGCTACGCCCTGCTGTTCAGCCACTTCAGGAGGTTCACCTACGACGAGTTGTCGAACGCAACTTGCAAGTTCAGAGACGAGCTCGGGAGGGGCGCATCAGGGGCCGTGTACAAGGGCGTCTTGGACGACGGACGGAGCGTCGCCGTGAAACGGCTGGAAGAGCTGACGCAGGCCGACGAGGTGTTCCGGTCGGAGCTGAGCGTCATCGGCCGGATCAACCACATGAACCTGGTCAGGATGTGGGGCTTCTGCTCCGAGCACCCGCACAGGCTCCTGGTTTCTGAGTATGTCGAGAATGGCTCGCTGGACAAGGTCCTCTTCGATACCGAGAGCACCGAGTTCGCATTAAAATGGTATTCAAGGTACAAGATTGCCGTTGGCGTCGCCAAGGGGCTGGCCTACCTCCACCACGAGTGCCTTGAGTGGATCGTGCACTGCGACGTGAAGCCGGAGAATATCCTGCTGGACGCCGAGCTGGAGCCCAAGATCACCGACTTCGGGCTGGTGAAGCTGCTGAGCCGGGACGCGTGCGGCCGGCTGGTGCTGTCCCGGGTGCAGGGCACCAGGGGCTACATCGCGCCGGAGTGGGCGACGAGCCTCCCGATCACGGGGAAAAccgacgtgtacagcttcggcgtCGTGCTCCTCGAGCTGCTCAGGGGGCAGAGGGTCTGCGACTGGGTGGTGGAcggcagggaggaggaggtgcgcATGGATTTCCAGCGGCTGGTCGCCTGGCTCAAGGAGAAGATGGAGTGTGCAGAGGAGCAGTCGTCGTGGCTGGAGGAGTTCGTTGATGCGAGGTTGTACGGTGATTTCAGCCATTTGCAGGCGGCGGCAATGCTGGAGCTGGCGGTTTCGTGTTTGTATGACGATCCCAACAGGAGGCCGAGCATGAACGCCGTTCTACAAAAGCTCCTCTCGCTGGAAGTGGAAGACGCAGTGTCTATGCGCTACGCGTGACATGTCTCTTGTTACTATCATCTAGTTTTGAATGGAGCCAACAAAGCTATGTTTGTGATGTAGCTGTAAATGAGTGTTAACATAAAAAAATGGTATGCGTACTTACAGTCTTTACTAAACGTCTACAAACGCCGTGATTTTTGCTTCTTGGGGCTACAAACGTCTACAAATCCCTCTGCCGTGATTAACGTCGCTCTTCGTGCAATGAAAACTAGTCTTCCGAATGCCGAGATTGCGATGCCGATAACATACGAAAAGGGACGTGTTTAGTACGCGACGAGGCAGACTGCGCTGCCGTGTTCCTCTCCCTCGCTTCCAATGATCCCTTCCAATGCTCGTTAGCTCTACCAGCAGCCATCTCATGCGCGCGCCCTTCAAATTCCTCGTCTCGACTCCAGTCGACGAGAAATTGGGAAGGGCTTGGGCCTTTGGTAGTATCGAAacgctactgctgctgctgctactactACCCACTGATGCAGTGACGTTTTGGTCATGGTCGTGGACGTTCAGCAAAAGGTGCATGGACGGGCAACCGCATTTGTCGAGCCTCCGTAAAAGCTCCGTTCGTGTAGCGTCGCTCGTCTTTCCTTGCATCGATCTCTTGACTTCCAACTCTTGTTTTGGCTTGGTACAAGGGTGTGTGAATTACTATTGGGACCGAGCGCTTGCTCGGTTAGTAGAGGCTGTCAGTCCAGCACCACGTCTGTCGGCTCGAACCCGACATGCGTATAGGATGTGTTTAGTTGTTAGTTTGGGTTTTCGTAGAGCTCTAGTGTATATTTTAAACGAGTAGATGTAGGTTAAGTGAATATAGTAACTCTGAAAAAAAAGTGATTGGTTGTCTATGAGTGGATGCTTATCTGCATAAGTGGATGTGGTGACCCTGCACCTGAGACTAACAAGTGAGtttgttgcagcactgtaatATGTATGTACCGGATCAGACTTCGTAAAAAAGCTCGATTCAGACATATCCACCGAGTCAGACTTTAACCGTATAATTGCACCGTAGATAAAAAgagaaataatatatataaacaacCAAATAACTTTTTCTGTAAGAATATATGCATGAATAGAAACAAGATACACGTCATGCGGACCATCAAACACGCCTATAGTGTAGCACCGACACATGCGTGAGCTGGTTGCGTGTCTAGAAGGTCAACGCACATGAGTAATTGGGCTGAGACCCAGAGTCAACGCAGAGTCCACGGGACAGGGGTACAAGATCTTGTTGGATAACTATAGCCTACAGATAGATAGCTGTAGGTGCCTAGCAATAGCTTGCTTCTTGGGATTGGGTCGGATTAAATCCTTCATCGTTTACTAGTGCTTTctctttttaaagaaaaatactCCAAGATTAGAGGCCACACAAAACAAATAGGATGATGGAAAGTAATTTTTTGAGAGGTACAAAGAGACGCACATTGCTCATGAATTCTACCCTCACGTGCACGTTCAAATATACGCTAGAAAGGGATTGTAAGGCTCGATGCCTTTAGTACGTGAGAATATGCAGTAACCCTATTAGAGAATAAATCCTCGGTAAGACACCCGGTTTGATCACAAGTGGGTGAGGCGATCAACGTCGCTCCCAACCATCGAGCTATGCGCTTGTTCTCGGATGATAGAAAGTAATTGAACGCACTGGTACAAACGTCCATGTTTCCTTCGGCCCAAAATAACCTCTGCGCAGTAAGGGCGCGTGATGTAATTCGAGTCTGTTTGgtagaattttagttttgagaatttttagagttgagtatttctaactctgaatatttatAGAGTTAGAGTTATGGGTATACCAAAAGTGTTTAGATATATCATTTCGTTTCtgttttaattaaaaatacaaACTTAAATCACCTTATCTAGTTTACAAATTTAAGATATTATATAGAGCTTGAGTCATACCAAATATGGCCTTACTTAGCCCACTACTTGGCCCACGCGCACAAAGTCGGACGGGCCAAACCACCCGCGCTGGGTCGCGCGACCGATCACGAATCAGACTTTCCGTTCCGATTTCCCAGTTTGTGAAGTAACTACTTCCTACAACGGGCCGTTAGCTGCCTCTCATCGGCTTCGGGAAGCACAGTCCAGCCCATAGATCGTGATCGGTCGCCCCACCAAGCTTCTGTTTGACTGTTTCCTGCCAAGCTGCCACCAAGCTGCCGGTTGCCCGGTGGTCTCGCTGGCAACAAAGTCAAAGTCAATGGCTGATttccagcaaaaaaaaaaatcgatgcTGATGAGGATACAGCAACATATGGCACAAGTTGCAGAAATATTAACATGTAAGCGATATATCTTGATATTATACTAAGCAGACTGCAAATAACTAATGGCAAACGATAGTGCTTTTTTTAGGATGGAAATGAAGAAATCACAATGATGTAATCTACTATACACAAGAACAGTAGTTAGAACATGGTGTATTCTGGACCTCTCACAGTCTCGTTTGAGCATTTTTAGTCGACTTCTTGAATCTCGTTCTCTATATCTTCTATTGAATCTCGTTCTCTATATCTTATATAAAAAATCTGTCTAGAATAGCCATTCTTTATTTCTCTACGCACTCAAACCGATTTTCTAAATCTCGCTCCTTATCTTCAACTcacttatattttattatttcccTACCCAAATCCCCTACCCGATCTAGCCACCATCTTTCTCACTTTCTACCgactgctcctctctctcttccactcCCCCTCCGcccacctcttcctcaccacCGGCGAAGATCCACCTCCTCCCTCTTCCACTCCCCCTCGTCCTCATGAGCGGCGGTAGCCGAGACAGGGGCGGCAGCAATTGGAGGCTGTAGTAGCCCCACGCAGCGGCGATGGAGGGGGCACCGCCACCTCAAGCTCCAGTTCCCACTCCCCTCCAGATCTGGCGCGGCATGGGGTGGGCGCGTCGTGCGCACGGCTGCGGTGGCAGGCGCAAGGAGATGGCGCGAAGTGGCACTTCTGCATAGGATATGACGAGCTCTTTTTTCGTTCGATTGAAGTCGTGAGCACAGGAGGAAATGgagagctaaaaaaaatagcGAGGTGGAGTAGGAAGCCAACTAaagctaatttttttagtcaaaTCACTATATTTAGCGATAGGAAGTGGAATAATAACTCTGTTAAAGTTGCTCTTATAAATGAACAAGCAGTAGTACAACTACATAGATTGAACTGATCACAACTCCTTAATTTGATCACGCCAGTTTCACAAACAGCTATATCACCATTTTTCCGGACTCTCTGATTTTCATGTGAAGGACAAGGACGGCTGCCTCTACCGTGCGATAATTTCTGGTGGCAGTGTCGTCTATCCAGCCGACGAGATCGGTCTGAGCGTAACTTGGAGTTGGAGAAGAGGACGTGGTGGATTTGGAAACGAGACATCACAAAcagaaagcaaagagtgcacAATCATACAGTACCAAAATTTGGACCGGACGTCGCGAGGATTACATTGGAAAAACACAAAGTGATATACACATTCCAATTCATAAATTATACCTTTTCACAATAAAATTCGGTGAGTTACAAAGTTGTTAATACACCATGTTGATCACACCTTCACATGTGCATCCTGGCAAATTTATAAAGTATTTAAAATAATCACAACCAGTGAGACATAGCTAGTCTCACGATATGTTTTTTCATGATAatctttaattaattatattttacacgtactctttatttaggtattagtttttataataatttaatttttttctaagactacatgtgatatgaatttttttctattctaaccttaatttcaattattatttattttatttttggattttttatttatatattttgcttcccaaactatataaaaattgaactactaattttttatagattttaattttgaaattaGCTacttattaatcatatttaataaTAACTTTTTAGTTTAATCTAAACCTATTTATAATAACGAGTtgtctataattttttaatacttaAATAATAGAAGATCGATGGCTAACCACACGAGCCAAAAAGAAGAACAGCTCAACCGCCGCAACCGCCGCCACCGCAGCCGCCTCCTCCGcacccgcctccgccgcccgaGTCGAGCGCCGAGCCGATGATAGCGCCGGCGGCCAGCCCTCCCACCGCGCCGACAGCGAGCCCCGCGCCGGCACCGAGCCCGCTGCGCCCCGTCCTGCCGGAGCTCTGTGGGTACGCGTAGCCGGGGGCCGGCTGCTGCGCCGGGTAGCCGTACGCCCCGGCGGGGGGCGGCGGGTGGCCCTGGCCGTAGTAGTAGACGTTGTTGTTGTTCCGGCGCGGCTTCTTGAAGCCATCCGCGCACCCAAAGGCCGCGATGGCCGCCAAGGCCACCGTCGCGGCCACCGCGAGGATCACGATCGCCACGGAGCTGAGGGGAGCATGCTGCGCGGTAGCACCGCTCGCAAGGTCGTGCAAGGCCTGAAGGCCCACTCGCACCATCGCTCTGTCTCGACGAGAGGCCGGCGAGAGCTAGAGAAGAGAAGGTAGAAAGCTGCGTGAAATGGCACGCACGGTTGGCCTGGAATGACAACAGAAGGGAGATACGAAGGGAAACTTTGCCGCGACCGCGATTGGCTGGTAAGGTCATAGTCTTCTCACCTCTCCGGCTGACGTGGgacctattttattaataaaaataaaataattagaaGTAAAATTGGtggataatatttttctttttttatcacATTTGAAATCAAATTTCGGTATTACTTATGACATATTTATTCAACTGTATTTCTATAGCACATTAATATCCCTATACATTAAGTTTATATTCGATGTTAACACttctcatatttatatttttattataacatATAAATACTTAACTAAGTATATGGAGACTGTGGCCTTACGAAGGACGACAGAAagggttttaaaaaaaacatcgcCTTTGAGGATTGAGACCTCAACTTCGTAAGGACTTTTCTACTCGAACTCGCTTTGGCACGCAATTGCAGCGAGGAAATTTTCAGAAGCGACTCGCAAGAAGGCTCTCTGTGTGTGCGTATTTATTGGCATAAACATCACGTTGGAATCCGGATGGATAACAACAAAATCCAGTCAATTACTTGGATGAGGACTCGTCCAGTCTCTTCGGGGATAAGTTTCCTGATCGATTTCGTTGAATACTGCGCATAAACAACGCGAAGTTTCAGGCTACAAACCCCTTTGCAGGATCATGACTGGGAATATGGAATTACCACTATCGCCGATGGTAACGAAGGGTCATAGGGATTAAAAGTTGGCTCCATGCTTTGTCAACACCACGTATACATGTGCAATTAGCTGCAGCAAAGTGAGGGCTAATCGACTCGTTGTGCCATGtcctcccaagtcccaacctTTTCTGATCTCAAAAATAAGAAGTCCcgaccttttctttttctccgaACTATGTGGAAAAGAAGGAAGATAGTCCTTGTCAAACAAGCAATCAATATACTCCACATATTACCAGTAAGCATTTGTTTCCGGCTAGTATCGATGGAGACAGGAGATATTTTGGGCATGTACAAAATATcagattttttattaatataatttttattttcaaaaattgtaaatatatacgtCAATTTCAGAAAATGacacatttatatt
This genomic window from Phragmites australis chromosome 7, lpPhrAust1.1, whole genome shotgun sequence contains:
- the LOC133925138 gene encoding putative receptor protein kinase ZmPK1, whose amino-acid sequence is MHLRANASTRSTMSLLTILASAFLLATTSPSSVLSASARRSILRSGDSIAVEDGPGHALVSLSGNFSCGFHKVATNAYTFAIWFTSSADATAAWTANRDAPVNGRGSRAEFRKDGSLVLQDFDGRVVWSTNTSGTQADIVQLLDTGNLVVANASGCPLWQSFDWPTDTLLPEQPITRYKRLVSASARGLPYSGYYNFYFDSDNLLNLMYDGPEISSNYWPDPFNKWWENNRTAYNSSRYGSLDKYGGFMASDHMQFNASDMGEGVMRRLTLDYDGNLRLYSLDATDGSWHATWVALPRQCDVHGVCGRYGVCAYRPGLACSCPEGFVASDASDWSKGCRRQIDVRCGEAVYFAEMPQVDFWGFDFNYTPGLTFETCRQICLDDCNCEAFGYKKGTGKCYPKISLWNGRAPDTLQSIYLKVPSRVKNLNPSVLDFHGHACAVQEQNTNVSSSYLHVSGNKINFVYFYWFLAVVFVVEAIFIVVGYLFVFRADPAAGRVRDEEGYALLFSHFRRFTYDELSNATCKFRDELGRGASGAVYKGVLDDGRSVAVKRLEELTQADEVFRSELSVIGRINHMNLVRMWGFCSEHPHRLLVSEYVENGSLDKVLFDTESTEFALKWYSRYKIAVGVAKGLAYLHHECLEWIVHCDVKPENILLDAELEPKITDFGLVKLLSRDACGRLVLSRVQGTRGYIAPEWATSLPITGKTDVYSFGVVLLELLRGQRVCDWVVDGREEEVRMDFQRLVAWLKEKMECAEEQSSWLEEFVDARLYGDFSHLQAAAMLELAVSCLYDDPNRRPSMNAVLQKLLSLEVEDAVSMRYA
- the LOC133923692 gene encoding uncharacterized protein LOC133923692, whose translation is MVRVGLQALHDLASGATAQHAPLSSVAIVILAVAATVALAAIAAFGCADGFKKPRRNNNNVYYYGQGHPPPPAGAYGYPAQQPAPGYAYPQSSGRTGRSGLGAGAGLAVGAVGGLAAGAIIGSALDSGGGGGCGGGGCGGGGCGG